One Rhizoctonia solani chromosome 2, complete sequence DNA segment encodes these proteins:
- a CDS encoding peptidyl-Lys metalloendopeptidase, producing the protein MKSAISAALLSAITVSAAPGLVLDVTAPPSAVDVDGLTVKAVLKNTGTESLKLLNDPRTVLSKAPTDTFSITSDANTQTPKFTGIKLKYVPATAAAKARDADFTVLAPGQSIEIDHALAGFAANNVFNYVDASGELKTIEASSNSNRFKLAGKLVAPSTNPKTRARSISKRVVSYAGCSSSQQSLVSAAATASNTYVANVNTYLNGISSGTTRYTTWFGAYTAARLSTVRSHYTSIGTDATSTTYDCTTCQNTSGIDYDSTYAYVYSDEPGTIYLCGVFWDAPVTGTDSRAGTIVHENSHFEVNGGTSDWVYGQSSAKSLATSNPTRAIDNADNHEYL; encoded by the exons ATGAAGTCTGCTATCTCTGCCGCTCTTCTTTCTGCCATTACTGTTTCAGCCGCTCCTGGGCTCGTTCTCGATGTCACTG CTCCTCCTTCAGCTGTAGATGTTGATGGTCTCACCGTCAAGGCTGTCCTGAAGAACACCGGTACCGAATCCCTCAAG CTCCTGAATGACCCACGCACAGTTCTGTCCAAGGCGCCAACCGACACATTCAGTATCACTTCGGATGCTAATACCCAGACCCCCAAGTTCACTGGTATCAAGCTGAAGTATGTTCCGGCCACTGCTGCAGCAAAAGCACGCGACGCAGACTTTACTGTTCTTGCCCCGGGACAAAGTATTGAGATTGACCATGCCCTGGCTGGT TTTGCTGCCAACAACGTTTTCAACTACGTCGACGCGTCCGGGGAGCTGAAAACGATTGAAGCTTCGAGCAACTCGAACCGATTCAAGCTCGCTGGTAAATTGGTCGCCCCGAGCACTAATCCCAAGACTCGCGCAAGAAGCATCTCTAAACGGGTCGTCAGCTATGCCGGGTGCTCTTCGTCTCAGCAGAGTTTAGTTTCTGCAGCCGCTAC CGCTTCCAACACATACGTAGCCAACGTCAACACCTATCTGAACGGAATCTCGTCGGGTACCACTCGCTATACCACTTGGTTCGGAGCCTACACTGCGGCCAGGCTCAGTACCGTTCGTTCGCACTACACTTCCATCGGTACCGATGCGACGTCGACGACCTATGACTGTACCACTTGCCAAAACACATCTGGAATTGATTACGATAGCACCTATGCGTATGTCTACAGTGACGAGCCAGGGACT ATTTACCTCTGCGGTGTCTTTTGGGATGCCCCGGT CACCGGCACCGACTCCCGCGCGGGAACTATCGTACATGAAAACTCCCATTTCGAGGTCAACGGCGGGACCTCCGACTGGGTCTACGGCCAGAGTTCCGCCAAGTCCCTCGCGACCTCTAACCCTACTCGCGCGATCGACAACGCTGATAACCACGAGTACTTGTAA
- a CDS encoding Transmembrane amino acid transporter protein codes for MARSYGVAPVDRDDTVADNDNAPLLGVGAPKAEEEDGHATIVSCVGNLANTIMGTGMLTFPLVMASGGILPGVVSCITSGCIGALGLWMLSRCATRTPHRKSSFFAVSKITFPSAAVFFDAAIAIKCLAYPLGNYLIIIKGLMPAVVHSFYHVFTAPDVNPPWWAVSVYLVCIVIFCYWSPPEGTVKPGPIHIIHFDKSFISTFPVQVFAYTCAQNLFPIYNELKSNTQPRMNTVIFTSIFSATATYEIIAVFGYLTFGSKVGPNIIHVSVHDHLHRHWSIPAEDAWTRTRRGGGAGSAWSHGKMSKARHVALTSAIVGFGFAIAYFVDDLQLILSFVGSTGSTTISFILPGLFYFKLFRNDPGHSRVLLGTALALALYGALIFVFCLTFNIMKFACVVVASLSPSPSTDLSLPTSTSAASSDPGTRDEPDPTIIEALNSSKDRLFVLKLGDDFDSLLNERGTPGKRCTYVPPSSYQRMLVHRCAQYYKLLIEADAKTISVMLGPESRAPKSRISEIVPMEQAPAPAFKIMRRNVDERARAKQPGRADSTGDDQPDGTAPSEDLKRRAQMTIEERTAAYNQARSRIFEGFQEKDDPPSTPPTRRDSANSEPRWVDKQRRSDLSSSSRGSPAPQDMTTIPASYYPPMLFNPNAPSAPVHSPQQYEPNATQPPPVPYMYGPQYYPMYAYYPQPQYDPRQGPAPGMQMYAPPPPPPQGVAYPFPPQHAATWPPPIQSQPQPQPQIQPETQRHAFPPMPPPPQPGRHMHVQNDPFPPHQYMQPYQCAGYMHQPVLIPTPPDAPGSSHSSRSGSRNGHSGHASNGSNGGAKGPRAPVGPWGTPTLATPMRVTGPNRRLSTSSSSTSAYSGSVEVQGSSASSSSSRRTYTSTSTTSKHPLPARPDWAVGLMAEPNLSRTTSTSSTDSRLRMTSRSSSGNQIPRAGSGPVKLGANTTDFPPLNSNGNGTANNGARAGAWGREGSPANLFNSTMTPPPVPPAAGRRFEETDSIGRPVPKSFGLYNPPRVRVRRPFRPRSELPKKALTHLLIRSPS; via the exons ATGGCAAGGTCTTACGGCGTTGCCCCCGTCGATAGAGATGACACTGTTGCCGATAACGATAACGCTCCTTTGCTGGGTGTCGGCGCTCCCAAGGCCGAGGAGGAAGACGGACATGCTACCATTGTCAGCTGTGTAGGAAACTTGGCAAATACCATCATGGGCACTGGAATGCTCACGTTCCCACTT GTCATGGCCTCTGGTGGTATACTACCGGGCGTTGTGAGCTGCATCACCTCGGGCTGTATCGGTGCACTCGGCCTATGGATGTTGAGCCGTTGTGCAACTCGCACTCCTCATCGCAAGTCTTCCTTTTTCGCCGTCTCCAAGATCACGTTCCCTTCCGCCGCCGTCTTTTTCGACGCCGCAATTGCCATCAAATGCTTGGCGTATCCATTAGGCAA TTACCTCATCATTATCAAAGGTCTCATGCCCGCGGTCGTTCATTCGTTTTACCATGTGTTCACCGCTCCGGACGTTAATCCGCCTTGGTGGGCTGTTTCCG TCTACCTTGTCTGCATCGTCATATTTTGCTACTGGTCTCCGCCTGAAGGAACGGTCAAACCAGGCCCGATTCATATAATCCACTTTGACAAGTCATTTATCTCCACCTTTCCCGTCCAGGTATTCGCCTATACATGTGCCCAAAAC CTCTTCCCGATCTACAACGAACTCAAATCCAATACCCAACCACGAATGAACACGGTTATCTTTACATCCATCTTTTCAGCAACAGCGACGTACGAAATCATCGCGGTCTTTGGGTATCTCACATTTGGATCCAAGGTCGGACCCAATATCATCCATGTATCCGTCCACGACCATCTTCATCGCCATTG GTCCATCCCTGCCGAGGATGCTTGGACAAG AACAAGACGAGGCGGAGGTGCTGGATCCGCATGGTCACATGGAAAGATGAGCAAGGCAAGGCATGTTGCGCTCACTTCGGCGATTGTCGGGTTTGGATTCGCCATTGCGTATTTCGTGGACGATTTGCAACTGA TCTTGTCGTTTGTCGGCTCCACGGGATCAACGACCATCTCGTTTATTCTTCCTGGGCTGTTCTACTTCAAG TTGTTCCGCAATGATCCTGGGCATAGCCGCGTGCTCTTGGGTACTGCGCTCGCCCTCGCACTCTATGGCGCTCTCATCTTTGTGTTTTGCTTGACCTTTAACATCATGAAG TTCGCATGTGTCGTCGTCGCGTCTCTTTCGCCGTCACCATCGACCGACCTCTCGCTGCCCACGTCTACATCCGCAGCCTCATCCGACCCCGGTACCCGCGACGAGCCCGATCCGACCATCATCGAGGCCCTCAACAGCTCCAAGGATCGACTCTTTGTCCTCAAGCTCGGCGACGACTTTGATAGTCTCCTCAACGAACGCGG GACACCAGGAAAGCGGTGCACGTATGTTCCGCCCTCGTCGTACCAGCGCATGTTGGTCCACCGCTGTGCGCAGTATTACAAGTTGCTCATCGAGGCAGATGCAAAGACGATTTCTGTCATGCTCGGTCCCGAGTCTCGCGC ACCCAAATCCCGTATATCGGAGATTGTTCCTATGGAGCAAGCACCCGCTCCGGCATTCAAGATCATGCGTCGTAATGTTGATGAGCGCGCGCGTGCGAAGCAGCCTGGTCGAGCTGACTCGACAGGAGATGATCAACCCGATGGGACGGCTCCCTCCGAGGACCTCAAGCGCCGTGCCCAGATGACCATTGAGGAACGTACCGCAGCTTACAACCAAGCCCGGTCCAGAATCTTCGAGGGTTTCCAAGAAAAGGACGACCCACCGTCAACACCACCCACGAGGCGTGACTCGGCCAATTCAGAG CCCCGTTGGGTCGACAAGCAGCGTCGATCTGATCTTTCGTCCTCCTCTCGTGGGTCTCCGGCACCCCAGGACATGACGACTATACCGGCTTCGTACTACCCACCCATGCTCTTCAACCCCAACGCGCCGAGCGCTCCAGTTCATTCTCCTCAGCAATACGAACCCAACGCTACACAACCACCACCGGTGCCGTATATGTACGGTCCGCAATACTACCCGATGTATGCATACTATCCGCAACCACAGTACGACCCCAGGCAGGGCCCCGCTCCTGGCATGCAGATGTATGCCCCTCCGCCGCCGCCCCCTCAGGGTGTCGCCTACCCGTTCCCTCCTCAACACGCGGCCACCTGGCCCCCACCGATTCAATCCCAGCCCCAACCACAGCCTCAGATCCAGCCCGAAACACAACGTCATGCGTTCCCTCCGATGCCCCCTCCTCCCCAACCCGGTCGACACATGCACGTCCAAAATGACCCGTTCCCACCTCACCAGTATATGCAACCGTACCAGTGCGCTGGGTATATGCATCAACCGGTGCTCATCCCTACGCCACCCGATGCACCGGGTAGTAGTCATTCGAGCCGCTCGGGATCCAGGAATGGCCATAGTGGGCATGCGAGCAATGGATCCAACGGAGGCGCCAAGGGACCGAGGGCTCCGGTTGGCCCCTGGGGTACACCAACGCTTGCAACTCCCATGCGAGTGACGGGACCTAATCGGCGTTTGTCCACGAGCTCGAGCTCAACGAGTGCATACTCGGGTTCGGTGGAGGTGCAGGGA TcttccgcttcttcctcttcgtctcgGCGGACGTACACTTCCACGTCGACGACGTCCAAGcaccctcttccagcgcgACCCGACTGGGCTGTGGGGCTCATGGCAGAACCCAACCTCTCACGCACGACCTCGACGAGTTCGACGGATAGCAGATTGAGGATGACTTCCCGCTCATCTTCTGGGAACCAGATCCCGCGTGCTGGATCCGGACCTGTCAAATTGGGGGCCAATACGACCGACTTTCCTCCTTTAAACAGTAACGGTAACGGCACCGCCAATAACGGAGCTCGGGCGGGTGCATGGGGTCGAGAAGGATCGCCTGCCAATTTGTTTAACAGCACCATGACCCCTCCGCCCGTGCCTCCTGCAGCCGGCCGAAGGTTCGAAGAAACGGATTCGATTGGACGACCGGTTCCCAAGTCATTTGGATTATACAATCCACCACGGGTGCGGGTCCGGCGGCCCTTCCGGCCCAGGTCCGAACTCCCCAAGAAGGCACTGACGCACTTGTTGATCAGGTCTCCAAGTTGA
- a CDS encoding Fungal specific transcription factor domain → MNTAADSRSMTGCGTCKTRRKKCDEAHPKCQRCISMGLECSGYQYVERMSAIGRKARKPRTKSAPLHAFVQQEPTGDASVQSFGVVNPNESLGTITGSQIHFVPDISPQSSTASTQARDDSLVRSSTSHVPSVLGRYSGLPLDVAQSLARKEHIYPNSLSTIVESVPSSSMTRLYDLGPERALLAYMNQFAESSQTTTFGTHNDEHFADHTQMPPGHWDTQLNISASQSYESLTKTDREEEDDEILEEPRETLGINLALDQSVPDNLFAFALQKSAQWSMLVMFQPLMIRSSMKERIAHQINSSASTRGRITLISRAIGALLKSPVPDQSCELTISILHTDMYQKAARYALERATLEPNLVRQKALAILTDYLDIIAIQGSSYPFCSWYQLLCGAALPFRDACPEPLGQPVYLPGILNEPPFCLSFFVGWDVCVSITFGRPMLCQYDAGFSLELCDEIYDQQRNYGFQWILGVPDQLVLLFAWINTLYEYHGANLDPGLLRKIEDDLSKIKMSLVESSDPVLRLGRTAVQEAWRQAAYIYLYMTLYGASAQDSRVVQARRTFMRLVDGTKQGHSPDGFMIVPMIIAGVVCIKRRDRDTVRKCIGGLRSSRYPVSIWNDILRMLEDVWVGPLQKIGLQYGQT, encoded by the exons ATGAATACAGCAGCGGACTCCCGGTCTATGACTGGGTGTGGTACATGCAAAACTAG GCGAAAGAAGTGTGACGAGGCTCACCCGAAGTGCCAAAGGTGTATCAGCATGGGTCTTGAGTGTAGCGGGTATCAATATGTGGAGAGGATGTCTGCGATTGGCCGCAAAGCCAGAAAGCCAAGAACGAAATCGGCACCTCTCCACGCGTTTGTTCAGCAAGAACCAACTGGCGATGCGTCTGTACAAAGCTTCGGAGTCGTGAACCCCAACGAAAGCTTAGGCACAATCACTGGATCCCAGATCCATTTTGTACCGGATATATCTCCCCAGAGCTCTACGGCAAGTACTCAAGCCCGCGACGACAGTCTGGTGAGGTCTTCTACAAGCCACGTTCCATCAGTTTTGGGTCGCTACTCTGGACTGCCGCTGGACGTTGCTCAGAGCTTGGCGAGAAAAGAGCACATATATCCGAACTCATTATCGACAATAGTTGAATCCGTCCCTAGCTCAAGCATGACTCGGCTCTACGACCTTGGCCCGGAAAGAGCCTTGTTGGCTTATATGAACCAGTTCGCCGAAAGTTCGCAGACAACAACCTTCGGAACTCATAACGATGAACATTTTGCTGACCATACACAAATGCCGCCTGGTCACTGGGATACTCAATTAAACATTTCCGCATCACAATCCTACGAATCTCTTACAAAAACGGATCGGGAAGAAGAGGACGATGAAATCCTTGAAGAACCGAGGGAAACTTTGGGTATAAACCTTGCGTTGGACCAATCTGTCCCGGATAATCTCTTTGCTTTTGCATTACAAAAGT CTGCTCAATGGAGCATGCTAGTTATGTTTCAGCCCCTGATGATTCGCTCCAGCATGAAGGAGCGAATAGCGCATCAGATAAACAGCTCCGCTTCCACTCGTGGTCGAATAACGCTCATCAGTAGGGCGATTGGCGCACTTCTAAAGAGCCCGGTTCCCGACCAGAGCTGCGAACTGACCATTTCGATACTGCATACCGACATGTATCAGAAGGCCGCCCGTTATGCCTTAGAAAGAGCCACCCTCGAGCCCAACCTGGTCAGGCAAAAAGCACTGGCTATACTGACCGATTATCTTGAT ATAATCGCTATACAAGGATCCAGCTATCCATTTTGCTCTTGGTACCAACTGTTGTGTGGCGCTGCATTGCCATTTCGTGACGCCTGTCCAGAGCCCTTGGGTCAGCCGGTCTATTTACCTGGTATCTTAAATGAGCCACCGTTTTGTCTGTCATTCTTTGTCGGGTGGGATGTCTGCGTCAGTATCACATTTGGTCGACCTATGCTATGCCAGTATGATGCTGGGTTCTCATTGGAGCTTTGCGACGAGATTTACGATCAACAGCGAAATTATGGATTCCAATGGATACTAGGAGTTCCCGACCAGCTTGTACTACTATTTGCATGGATCAATACGCTCTACGAGTATCATGGGGCAAATTTGGACCCCGGCTTACTTCGTAAAATCGAGGATGATTTGTCCAAGATCAAAATGTCGCTTGTAGAGTCGAGTGACCCGGTACTACGGCTTGGGAGAACGGCAGTGCAGGAAGCCTGGCGCCAAGCTGCATACATCTACCTCTACATG ACGCTCTATGGTGCAAGCGCTCAGGACTCGCGCGTCGTCCAGGCGAGGAGAACATTTATGCGGCTCGTAGACGGTACCAAGCAGGGACATAGTCCTGATGGATTCATGATTGTTCCCATGATTATA GCCGGAGTCGTGTGTATCAAACGGCGGGACAGAGATACGGTCCGTAAGTGTATCGGGGGCCTTCGAAGCTCTCGCTATCCTGTATCGATTTGGAACGACATTCTTCGAATGCTAGAAGACGTCTGGGTAGGACCACTGCAGAAAATCGGGCTGCAATATGGTCAGACTTGA